CGAAAAGAGTGCTTTGTTATTCTGATCGTTTTGTAGACAGGAAAGAAGTACTCACTCGTGCGCGTATAGATGGCCGTTCACACCTAGATACAAAGCTTGGTAGATTTCAAACTCGGTATGCAGAGGCGGTTAGCTCTCTTGGTCTTGAACGAGGACGTGAATCAGCTAGGACTAAAGATAAAAATCTTGTCCATACAAAAACACAATTAGAAGCAGAAATTCAAAGCTTAAAAATTAAAAAAGATGAAGAAATTCAGAATCTTTCTAGGGTTAAAGTGAAAGTTGAAGAAGCTATAAAAAAGATGGAATTGGAAGCAATAGAGAATGGAAAATCCCTTTATCGTAGAGAAGTTGAGAAAGTAAAGCGAAAAATAGAAGATCTTTTCTTATGTAAAAATAATGCGAAACAATTCTTCTTTTCCTTAAGAGAAAATCAGCGGAAAGAAAACATTCATAGAAATACATTTTTAAACAAAGTTAATTGCTATAATAATATTAATGTTGTGGAGATGAAAAATGGATAGTATAAATTTATCATTGTTATTAATGGAAAGTTCTCGCAGATATAATAAACTTTCAAGTGATGTTT
The window above is part of the Desulfovibrio desulfuricans DSM 642 genome. Proteins encoded here:
- the mobV gene encoding MobV family relaxase, whose protein sequence is MQAVLRFQPIERNGLKAVGMHNSRGYTEVNMPGHIDVSRSSLNRVLVGPAVKKISGAMAAAIEKIPMARKSSDVGKDIVMCEAILSASSEFFQLKGATEKWSRQSVEWLKKEFGEKLLSAVLHLDEQTPHIHAVIRVDEEKSRIHPVTKERMPSKRVLCYSDRFVDRKEVLTRARIDGRSHLDTKLGRFQTRYAEAVSSLGLERGRESARTKDKNLVHTKTQLEAEIQSLKIKKDEEIQNLSRVKVKVEEAIKKMELEAIENGKSLYRREVEKVKRKIEDLFLCKNNAKQFFFSLRENQRKENIHRNTFLNKVNCYNNINVVEMKNG